TCGCTGCTCGATGCCCCTGCGCACGCAGCCCGCTTCAGGGCGCAGCTGGAAATCGAACTGCGGTCCCTCGAAGAACTGGGACTCCCCTCCCCCACGCGCGAAGCCGTCTCTGCTGCAATACTGTCGGATGCTCCCATGCGCTGTATCCGTCAGCTTGGCCTTTCCGAACTTGCCGTCGTCGTCTTCACCGTGCACCTCATCGCCAGGCGCATCTGGAACGCGCGCCTGCCCGTCGTCATTGATGATTTGACAGGACTCCTTCCCCGCAACGAATGCAGTGCCGTCATCCGCTGGCTCACGCGCCATCACCAGGTCAGCCACCTCGTCGTCTTCGAACTTCCTCAAATGGAAGGCGATTTGCGGCAGGATTACACTCTCCGTTTCCATGAAAACCGCATTCACGCCTTCCGCGTCCGCCGGTGACTCCCCTCTGCAGATAAAAACACAACAAAAATCATCAGTTTTTCAGTTCGTCATGATCTGACATACTGGCCTTTAACTTGTATGGAAGATCAACGAACAAGAGGAAAGCCATGCAAGAGGACATCACCATACTGGAGACACTGGAAGAACTGGCATCTGTGCTGCAAGACGGCAGCCGAAAGCGCATTCGGGAGGAAATGCGGGCAGCCGCGTCTGTGGTGGACCCCGGATGCTCGGAGGAAGAACTCGCCGCGCTGGCCATTCTCGTTCGGGAAACCCGTCGCGGCAACGAGGTGGTCACCATGCTGCATCTGCGTGCATGTGCAAAGCATGATTACCGCATGTCCGTCAGGTGGGACGTGGTGCTGGGCGCTCTCGCAGAAAGGGAGCTGGTGGCGGTGCTGACAGAGGGTGGAGAGACAGAGACTCCCTCCACACAGCTTCGTTCACTGCTGCGTGAGCGCGCCAGTACCGATTTGCGGGTGGGACTGCGGCTGCGTGATCCATCCTATGATCCTGCCCTCGCGGCAGATGGATACCGTTCGAACCAGCAGTACCTGCGGGACTGCTTCGACTACATCGAACGCTATGCTGACAGCGTCAAGATTCGTCGTGAACGTCGGCGTATGCGCCATGAAGAACCGGAGAAGTCTGACGATCTGGACGGGCGGTATACGCTGCTCCGCCGTCGCGCAGCAGAGTCGGACCCTCTTCCACCGCTCGAACGCCTGGCGCAGCAGCTGGAGCTCAGCCGCCTGGAATGGACCTTCATCCTTTACACGCTGGCCGCAGAACTTGAAAGCGACACTCCCGAAGTGCGCGATCTTGTTACGCTCGGGGGGAACGGCATTCTCGAGCGCTTTGAAACGCGGCAGTATTTTGAAGACGGTGGTACCCTTGTCTCGGCTGGCATCCTCGAACTGCATGGCGACTTTCCCACTCCGCAGCTGGATGTCAGTCTCAACGACGACATCAGCCGCTGGCTGCTGAGCGATGGCGACATGCCTGACATCGCAGGTGGTGGAAGCAAGGACGAACCCACTCCCTTCGCGAGCAATGAAGAATACGTCACCGGCTGGATGAATGTGGTTCGAGTGCTGATCGGGGACAATGAAAACATGCCCTTGCACATGCGTCGCCGACGCCGGCGCAACGGAAGCGGCATTCCTGCCACCGAGCACCCCGCCTTTTCCTCCTTCGCGCGCCGCGTGCGCTGCACGGAAGCCTGCTATCCACTCGAGCAGATGTCCCGCGATGCCGGACTCGACACCAACGAGCGCATCCTCCTCGCCATCGGTGTGTACATGGCACTGCGGGATGGTGCATTCGACCTTTCAAACGCCACGGCCCTGCTGGCGGGAGGAAATCTCTTCGAGCGTCTCCGCATGAAGCAGTATTTCGCGGAGGATGCTCCACTCCTGCGGGAAGGATTGATTGAAATCGAAGAGGGCTTCATGGCAAGCCGGGATTTCACCGTGCCGCAGGACGTTCTCCATCGCATCATTGCAGACGAAAGTGTAACCGGGAAGGATACGGTCGAGAAGGTGGGAATGAGCTTTTTTGAACGCCGCACACCGGGACATACACTTTCGGAAGCAGTTTTGCCTTCAGATCTGGTGGACAATCTCGGTGATGCCCTCGGCGCAGTTTCGGGAGAGCTGCAGAGCCTGCTGCGCAGCTGGGGTGTGGAGAGTATTACGGCAGGACGTCAGCATGGCTCCCTGCTCATGCTGTTCAGCGGTCCGGCAGGAACGGGAAAAACCTTCACCGCCGAAGCCTTCGCAGGTGCGCTCGGGCGAGAACTGTTCATCACAGACGCCGGGAAACTTCTGTCATCCTGGTACGGCCGCAGCGAGCGCAACATGCAGCAGATGTTCCGCCACTACGCCCGGCATGCAAAGAAAGCAGACAAAGCCCCCGTGCTTCTGCTCAACGAATGCGATCAGCTGCTCATGACACGTTCCGCGGAAAGCTCCCGCTCCACTGACCAGACTGAGCACAGGCTGCAAAACATCCTGCTGGAGGAACTCGAGCGCTTCCCCGGCATACTCATCGCCACCACGAATCTGGTTGAAACAATGGACGACGCCTTCAGCCGTCGTTTCGATTACAAACTCGTGTTCCCGATGCCGGACAGAGGCACGAGGCTTGCCCTCTGGCTAACGCATATTCCTGCAGGTGTACCACTCAGTGATGACCTCAACCTGCCTGCATTAGCGCTGCGCTTTGCATTCAGCGGAGGACAGATCGCCGTGGCCGCCGCCAACGCCCTCCGAATCGCGGCGCGCCGGGGAGACTGCCTGATGCAGTCCGACCTCCTCCACGCCTGTCAGCTCGAAGAGGAAGGAAGATTCGACCGAACACCCGGCAGCGGGTCGCACCTCGGTTTTCACGCAGACAATCTCAACTGATAAAACGAAAGGAGTCATCATGGAACAGCAGGAAATTCTCCGCGAACATCTCGAAGATCATGCTACCGCGTATATCGATCCGCGTACCACGCTGCTGAGCGGCAGCTACGAAAACATCCGGGAAATCCTGGAAGAAGATCTTGACGACAGAACGATCGACGTGTTTGCCATGATCGCGCGCCTCAGCAACTACGGCGAGCGCCGTGTGATTGGAAGCGAGATTTTCACGAACGAGAACCTGGAGGGTATTGGAGATACCGTGATCGCCAATGCGCTGACAACGCTTTCAGGACTGAATCTGATCGATGTCCATCTCGGTAACGGCGAAGCTTTGAGCGCACCGGCCGCGTACGAATTTTTCCAGAGAATGCCTGTCACCCCCGCATTCTGGAATGTCGGTCTGCCCGAGGTGATACGATTATTTCCGTGACGAGAGGTTACGCCACTTCCCGGACAAGGCTTCATCCATCGAATGCAGCAGTTCATCCTTCTGCTGCGTTCGATAGACCCAGCTTCCAGGTTCACTGACGATGCGTGAAATGCCCGAAGCGTAGGCAGGGGTGGAATGCTGTTCGAGTTCTTCGGGATGAATACAGAACACCGGTCGTCCACACTCTCGCGCGTAGCGAAGCGTGTGGACAGAGCCCCCTTGACCGTCCGTTTCAATAATGAATATAGCAGATGCCAGCGCAGTGATGATTCTGTTTCTGCGTATCAGATGCCGCGCAGCATAGACCGTACCCGGCGGATTTTCAGAGATCAGGAGTCCGCCCGTCGACAGAATTTCCTCTGCCAGCGGAGCATTCGCTGCCGGCTGTACCCTGCGGATATCGTAAAGGACAGCCACGGTTTGTCCCTCGGCCTCGAGCGCCCCCTGATGCGCGGCCGTATCAATCCCGAGAGCGAGTCCGCTGACGACATTGTATCCGTGAGCAGTGAGAAAGGACGCCAGCTCCCTCGCACTTTGCGCGCCAAAGTCCGTGCATTGACGCTTCCCGACAATGGCAATCAGCGGACGGGCTGACAGAGCCGAGACATCACCCCGGCAATACAGCTTCTCCGGCATGTCCTTCAAATCGGAGAGCCGACTTGGAAACGTCTCGTCTCCGGCAGATATGGTCACATGCTGCATTGATCCAGGGTCCAGGGATGTGAGCAGGAAAACCGTGCCAAAAAGCAATGAAACGTCATAACATAAGGAGGTATGAAGCCATGGACAAGAAACAGCGCATGATCGTGGGGCTCGACATCGACGGCACAATCACCGCCGCCCCCGAATTCTTCCGCATGCTCTCCGAAGCCGTATACCGGGAAGGCGGTAAAGTCATCATCGTTTCCGCGCGCTCTAATACCGCCCTCACCCGCACCGAAACCCAGGCCGAAATGCGTCTACTCGGCATCCGCTACTCCAAGCTCATCCTCCTCCCCGAAGGCGCTGCCATGCTCGGCGATCCCCCACCCGAACTCAGCTACCTCGAACGCTACCTCTGGCAGAAGGTACACATCTGCGAGGCGGAGGGGGTGCAGGTATTTTTTGATGATGATGATACGGTGCTGGATTTGTTTTCACGATATGCCGAACAAATTCAAGTTTTCCACGCGCTAAAGCCGTTTCGATTACCGTGAACTGTATTCGAAAGCCAGAAGAAATTGCCAGATTGGCACCATCACAAGGTCGTAATCTTCACTTTATCGCTCAGACAGAATATGTAGTCCCGTCAAAGATTTATTTCAGTTCGGGTAATCGCATACATTAATTCATCAACATCTTTCATACTACACAAAGCTATTTAAGTCAATAGATTCCATCTGCTTTCTAATGTGCCTTACCCTTCTCGTGTCGCTCATCTTGTGGATCGGTGATGTATATTTAGTACGAGCCAAAAGAACATCGGACAACTCTTTTGTCCAATTCGACATACTCATTTGGATAATCTCCCCTTCGATCTCTCGAGCGATATCCACGATACGACTTTTCTCGCCAATTCTGTCGACCAATATGATTGTTACCATGGAGTGGTTTTCATCTCCCCTCTCCATATATCGTTCAAATCTTGACACCTTATCCAATGATATTTCCGGATTTCCAGCCCCGATGAAACCAATATCAAATCTTACACCGAGTCCCGGTTTAACGAGTACTGTTGCATCACTCTCGCGTTTATCCTCACGCTGAGAAAGCCAAAACACACCCTTTACCTTCGTAGTATCGTCTACGTCGACTTTTTCAAATCCGAGTACTGTTAGGGCAGAGCCCAACACGAGTTTCTCAAAAAGCTTTCCATATAACGATTTCTCAGATCCACGAATCGAGAGCGTCTGAGCCCCAATTGCCATAAATAACTGAAGTACATCTCTCCAATTTACATTGTAAGTCGCGTCCTGAATTTCTATTCTTCCCTCAAGCTCACCATACAGCTTGCTACTATCGTTTGCTGACTCTACTATCGATTTCTCCAATGTCTCGAGATAGCCTTTCAACTCATCTTCATTACTGCGAAGTACATTTTGAATGCTCTTATTAGTCAGTCCTACTAACCAATGGAGATACTGCTTCTCTTCTATTGACATTTTTTTTTGCTTCAATTCACCCGCGATGATCGAAGACATATTATCTGTGAAGTCCTTAATAGATGCGCTTGATTTTAAGTATGTTACCAGCATCGCAGCATTAGACAAAGCAAGTCTTCGTCGAGTCAAGTTTTCTGTTAACGAGCGGACGTTTGTACCTGCTAATACATCGCATACGACATCTCTTATTGCATCTTGACCAAGCTTGTCGACAACTTGCTTTCCAGAATACTTAACCAGAGATTTACCTGTTTCAGGGATATTCATTGTGATTCGTTTCATGCCTATCTCACTTAAAACCTGTTTGTATACTTCTTGGGATCTCGGTGTTCACCCAGGTAATCTCATCAGGATCGCCCAAGTACCAATTACATAGATCACGTTTAATGAATTCCACATAATCCGGATTCACCTCATAATGGACAAATCGTCTCCCATTTTTATGTGCGACGCGTGACGTCGTTCCGATCCCTCCGAATGGGTCTAGGACTACATCATTGATAAAACTATAATATCGAATTACATTTTGAGCTAGCTGGTCGGGGAAGACTGCTGGGTGTTTTTTTGAAAACGCGGGATGGATTTTCCAGATGTTTGTTTTTTGGTAGCCATCCCCAATCTTCGACTGTTCAACTATCGATTTGTCGGGGTGCTTTCGAATATGCCAATCAATAAGTTTACTCGTTTTTTTTCTATATACCAGCACATACTCAGTGACTGGCACAGGTTTATACTGCATAGGATTTCTATCCGCTGCGAATCTTCTGCCCCTACCTGTAGCCCACCCTGCGCCCTCAGGTTTCACCCATATGATATCATCGATAAAATCGAATCCTTCCTCTATGAGTATTCGATGAAAATCAAAAGGAACAGCTATTCTTTTTGATGCTTCATTTCTGCTTGCTCTGCGAATCAGAACTGGTGATACATTGACAACGATCATCCTTCCTTCTTGCAGAACTCGATGGCACTGATGGAAGATTCTCTGCATTTTATTTAGGTACGCGTCGTATTCTAAGTAGTCAGCGTATTCAGGACGCGCATTAAAATATGGTGGGCTCGTAAAGACTAAATCAACAGATTCTGCTGGTGTCTCAAGGAGTAGTTCCTCCGAATCACCTAGACCAATCGTATTTCTGAGGCTGGATATTTTGGGCCTCTGATTTACGTCACTTACCCTCTTCTTCCTATGCCCCGGCCTTTTCAACAATCTTGCTTCCAACTGATCCTTTGTCGTAGACTTTTTACCTACGACTAAACTGCTGCGTGCATCAATAACTATTTCGCCTATTCGTTCTCCATTTTCTGCTAGAATTGGAACTCTCCAGTAGTGATATCTGTCGTCGATTTCCGGCAAGCCAAACTTCGTAACCTTCTGAAGCTCATACTCTTTGAGCAACCTGGAAGCAATTGTTTTTGCTTCCTTTGTAGTATTGACTCGGTAATTTGCCCTACTGTTTTGTCCCAAATCGAACCTCTAGGATAAATAAATTCATCTCACAATCCGAAGGAATCCTCTGGTACAAATATCGCTGTGATTACTTCCGACGTCTTCTGATTGTCCCTGAGCTTATGCAATCGAACTATCCAACCTCCCGGTACCCTCAGGACAGTCGTAAATCCGTACTCATCAGTCACTAATACTCGTGAATGCCCAAGTGGGATAGAATCAAAATCGAATGAACCATCAACTTCGGCTGTGCTCATACATCACACTCCGTGGTAATTATGCCTTGAAGATACGTACGTCTGATGTATTCCGCAAAAAATGATAATCCGACCTGCCGTTCGTATAGTCACACCCGTTGCAAGAGTTTGTTTCACAGGGGTATAAAATACGGAGCGTCACAGCAATGTCTTGTAACGCTCCGCTGAAGCGGGCGAGAGGCCCGCTCAAAAAGCTAGGAGGCGTGAAGATATTCTTCACGCTAGATGTAATCTACTTTACCCGTCCTTCAATGTCAACCGGTGTTATGGCTCAGTGAAATGTTATGGTAAAAACTCGTTAGAACCGTCCGGCTAGGATGTGCATCTTCACATTATCAACACTCGCACCTAGCCCGCTTTAAGAAACTCTTCATATCTCATCTCCAAACGATCGCTGTCCGGCCACTGGGCGTGATCGTGTGGCAGATGGAGCTTCCTCCCTGCCATTTCCTGCAGTCCCCATCGAAGCATCGGTCCATCGACTTCCTCCAGGATGGATTGCTGAACTTTGATCTCGTAATCCGGTGTAATTCCAAGGATTTGGCGGTCGAATGCGGCATGGTGGATTTTGCAGAGAGCGAGGCCGTTTGTGACTTCGGGTACACCCAGTTCATCGCTGTCTGGGATGATATGTGCGGCATCGAGCAACTCGGCGTGTTTCAACTGGCAGAAACTGCAGGTTGAGCGGTAGGCTCGCATAACGATGTCCCGGAAGCTCTGCTGGAAAAGGCGGACCTTCACCTGCGCGGTGGCATAGCCGCGGCGGATGGAGATGATCTGTGCATCAGCCTTCTGTTCAATGTTGAACGAGATTTGCATGTCTGCGGCAGCCCGGAAGCGAAGGTTGTCCGGATCATCACCAATGATGTAGACGGGCCATACCGCACAGTAGTTTCCCGGAGAGATCCCTTTCAAGTACACCAGCGGCAACTGCCGATTCATCGCCTCACGAAGCCCACGGTTATCTGCGTGCTTCGGATCCGTGCCATAGTATCGGTAGAGCAGAACATCTTCTCCCTCGAAACTGTCTCCGTAGGGGTCCTTCGGACTCGTTCGAATTGAGAGCGGATAATCCATCTGTTTCGGTTTGACAATACCACGCTGCTGCACAAGGATGATTTTCTGGCCATCGAATTGAAACCCTTCCAGCAGTTTCTTCCAGGTTATCATCCCGGTTTCTGGATCGGCATTCTTTCCAAGCCAGTCAAACGCGGTCATACGGATGAGATGATCAGTATTGGTACTTGAACTCA
This sequence is a window from bacterium. Protein-coding genes within it:
- a CDS encoding site-specific DNA-methyltransferase — encoded protein: MGQNSRANYRVNTTKEAKTIASRLLKEYELQKVTKFGLPEIDDRYHYWRVPILAENGERIGEIVIDARSSLVVGKKSTTKDQLEARLLKRPGHRKKRVSDVNQRPKISSLRNTIGLGDSEELLLETPAESVDLVFTSPPYFNARPEYADYLEYDAYLNKMQRIFHQCHRVLQEGRMIVVNVSPVLIRRASRNEASKRIAVPFDFHRILIEEGFDFIDDIIWVKPEGAGWATGRGRRFAADRNPMQYKPVPVTEYVLVYRKKTSKLIDWHIRKHPDKSIVEQSKIGDGYQKTNIWKIHPAFSKKHPAVFPDQLAQNVIRYYSFINDVVLDPFGGIGTTSRVAHKNGRRFVHYEVNPDYVEFIKRDLCNWYLGDPDEITWVNTEIPRSIQTGFK
- a CDS encoding CfrBI family restriction endonuclease codes for the protein MKRITMNIPETGKSLVKYSGKQVVDKLGQDAIRDVVCDVLAGTNVRSLTENLTRRRLALSNAAMLVTYLKSSASIKDFTDNMSSIIAGELKQKKMSIEEKQYLHWLVGLTNKSIQNVLRSNEDELKGYLETLEKSIVESANDSSKLYGELEGRIEIQDATYNVNWRDVLQLFMAIGAQTLSIRGSEKSLYGKLFEKLVLGSALTVLGFEKVDVDDTTKVKGVFWLSQREDKRESDATVLVKPGLGVRFDIGFIGAGNPEISLDKVSRFERYMERGDENHSMVTIILVDRIGEKSRIVDIAREIEGEIIQMSMSNWTKELSDVLLARTKYTSPIHKMSDTRRVRHIRKQMESIDLNSFV
- a CDS encoding ATP-binding protein; the protein is MQEDITILETLEELASVLQDGSRKRIREEMRAAASVVDPGCSEEELAALAILVRETRRGNEVVTMLHLRACAKHDYRMSVRWDVVLGALAERELVAVLTEGGETETPSTQLRSLLRERASTDLRVGLRLRDPSYDPALAADGYRSNQQYLRDCFDYIERYADSVKIRRERRRMRHEEPEKSDDLDGRYTLLRRRAAESDPLPPLERLAQQLELSRLEWTFILYTLAAELESDTPEVRDLVTLGGNGILERFETRQYFEDGGTLVSAGILELHGDFPTPQLDVSLNDDISRWLLSDGDMPDIAGGGSKDEPTPFASNEEYVTGWMNVVRVLIGDNENMPLHMRRRRRRNGSGIPATEHPAFSSFARRVRCTEACYPLEQMSRDAGLDTNERILLAIGVYMALRDGAFDLSNATALLAGGNLFERLRMKQYFAEDAPLLREGLIEIEEGFMASRDFTVPQDVLHRIIADESVTGKDTVEKVGMSFFERRTPGHTLSEAVLPSDLVDNLGDALGAVSGELQSLLRSWGVESITAGRQHGSLLMLFSGPAGTGKTFTAEAFAGALGRELFITDAGKLLSSWYGRSERNMQQMFRHYARHAKKADKAPVLLLNECDQLLMTRSAESSRSTDQTEHRLQNILLEELERFPGILIATTNLVETMDDAFSRRFDYKLVFPMPDRGTRLALWLTHIPAGVPLSDDLNLPALALRFAFSGGQIAVAAANALRIAARRGDCLMQSDLLHACQLEEEGRFDRTPGSGSHLGFHADNLN
- a CDS encoding DNA-protecting protein DprA, whose translation is MQHVTISAGDETFPSRLSDLKDMPEKLYCRGDVSALSARPLIAIVGKRQCTDFGAQSARELASFLTAHGYNVVSGLALGIDTAAHQGALEAEGQTVAVLYDIRRVQPAANAPLAEEILSTGGLLISENPPGTVYAARHLIRRNRIITALASAIFIIETDGQGGSVHTLRYARECGRPVFCIHPEELEQHSTPAYASGISRIVSEPGSWVYRTQQKDELLHSMDEALSGKWRNLSSRK
- a CDS encoding HAD family hydrolase, with product MDKKQRMIVGLDIDGTITAAPEFFRMLSEAVYREGGKVIIVSARSNTALTRTETQAEMRLLGIRYSKLILLPEGAAMLGDPPPELSYLERYLWQKVHICEAEGVQVFFDDDDTVLDLFSRYAEQIQVFHALKPFRLP
- a CDS encoding HNH endonuclease encodes the protein MSSSTNTDHLIRMTAFDWLGKNADPETGMITWKKLLEGFQFDGQKIILVQQRGIVKPKQMDYPLSIRTSPKDPYGDSFEGEDVLLYRYYGTDPKHADNRGLREAMNRQLPLVYLKGISPGNYCAVWPVYIIGDDPDNLRFRAAADMQISFNIEQKADAQIISIRRGYATAQVKVRLFQQSFRDIVMRAYRSTCSFCQLKHAELLDAAHIIPDSDELGVPEVTNGLALCKIHHAAFDRQILGITPDYEIKVQQSILEEVDGPMLRWGLQEMAGRKLHLPHDHAQWPDSDRLEMRYEEFLKAG